From a region of the Cucumis sativus cultivar 9930 chromosome 6, Cucumber_9930_V3, whole genome shotgun sequence genome:
- the LOC101212713 gene encoding probable mitochondrial import inner membrane translocase subunit TIM21 isoform X1, with translation MANGLMKLTRFISPSSLLPRQWHHSSFSRLGSHEFLQTAEVMRSSGMNASKRVTVNIIDEAKSGLPDTYATSVRELLAPLKSGISKQSAVYVCDIPKAALGGMPVLSRWQDARASVVNFSTLGVTSRCDTSARGPCFARFMSSKSSEKRGQTESESKKEISTVEDPFDAPTYNIPEKPVTFAEGASYSFIILAGLGVAAAAGYAVFKELIFQPKEYKIFDKALKRIQDDSQVRVRIGSPITGYGQETRNRAARQRIPNRVWTDEDGVERVEVNFYIRGPHGAGKVYTEMFKDQVDKQWKFTYLIVEVKSPSPAQLILESYMPA, from the exons ATGGCCAACGGATTAATGAAGCTTACCCGCTTCATCTCTCCCTCTTCTCTCCTTCCCCGTCAATGGCACCACTCCTCATTTTCTCGTCTCGGCTCTCACGAATTCCTCCAG ACGGCTGAGGTGATGAGGAGTAGTGGGATGAATGCTTCTAAAAGAGTTACTGTAAATATCATTGACGAAGCAAAGAGTGGTTTACCGGATACTTATGCTACTTCTGTAAGGGAG CTTCTTGCTCCACTGAAGTCTGGCATTTCCAAACAATCCGCTGTGTATGTGTGCGATATTCCAAAG GCTGCACTTGGAG GTATGCCTGTTTTATCTAGATGGCAGGATGCAAGGGCATCTGTTGTTAATTTTTCAACCTTAGGTGTCACCAGTAGATGTGATACGAGTGCTAGAGGGCCGTGCTTTGCGAGGTTTATGTCATCAAAATCTTCAGAGAAACGTGGACAAACTGAATCTGAG agcaaaaaagaaatatcaacaGTGGAGGATCCATTTGATGCTCCTACATATAATATACCAGAGAAGCCTGTTACATTTGCCGAGGGAGCTTCCTACAGTTTTATCATCCTTGCAGGGCTTGGAGTGGCAGCAGCTGCTGGATATGCAGTTTTTAAGGAGCTTATATTTCAACCAAAAGA GTATAAGATCTTTGACAAGGCTCTTAAAAGGATTCAAGATGACAGCCAG GTTAGAGTAAGGATTGGTTCCCCTATAACTGGCTATGGGCAAGAAACTAGAAATCGAGCTGCTCGCCAACGTATCCCTAATAGGGTATGGACTGACGAAGATGGTGTAGAGCGTGTAGAG GTGAACTTTTACATCCGTGGGCCCCATGGAGCTGGGAAAGTTTATACTGAGATGTTCAAGGATCAAGTGGACAAGCAGTGGAAGTTTACATACTTAATCGTCGAGGTGAAATCACCTTCTCCGGCCCAATTGATCCTAGAATCTTATATGCCTGCCTGA
- the LOC101212713 gene encoding probable mitochondrial import inner membrane translocase subunit TIM21 isoform X2, with product MANGLMKLTRFISPSSLLPRQWHHSSFSRLGSHEFLQLLAPLKSGISKQSAVYVCDIPKAALGGMPVLSRWQDARASVVNFSTLGVTSRCDTSARGPCFARFMSSKSSEKRGQTESESKKEISTVEDPFDAPTYNIPEKPVTFAEGASYSFIILAGLGVAAAAGYAVFKELIFQPKEYKIFDKALKRIQDDSQVRVRIGSPITGYGQETRNRAARQRIPNRVWTDEDGVERVEVNFYIRGPHGAGKVYTEMFKDQVDKQWKFTYLIVEVKSPSPAQLILESYMPA from the exons ATGGCCAACGGATTAATGAAGCTTACCCGCTTCATCTCTCCCTCTTCTCTCCTTCCCCGTCAATGGCACCACTCCTCATTTTCTCGTCTCGGCTCTCACGAATTCCTCCAG CTTCTTGCTCCACTGAAGTCTGGCATTTCCAAACAATCCGCTGTGTATGTGTGCGATATTCCAAAG GCTGCACTTGGAG GTATGCCTGTTTTATCTAGATGGCAGGATGCAAGGGCATCTGTTGTTAATTTTTCAACCTTAGGTGTCACCAGTAGATGTGATACGAGTGCTAGAGGGCCGTGCTTTGCGAGGTTTATGTCATCAAAATCTTCAGAGAAACGTGGACAAACTGAATCTGAG agcaaaaaagaaatatcaacaGTGGAGGATCCATTTGATGCTCCTACATATAATATACCAGAGAAGCCTGTTACATTTGCCGAGGGAGCTTCCTACAGTTTTATCATCCTTGCAGGGCTTGGAGTGGCAGCAGCTGCTGGATATGCAGTTTTTAAGGAGCTTATATTTCAACCAAAAGA GTATAAGATCTTTGACAAGGCTCTTAAAAGGATTCAAGATGACAGCCAG GTTAGAGTAAGGATTGGTTCCCCTATAACTGGCTATGGGCAAGAAACTAGAAATCGAGCTGCTCGCCAACGTATCCCTAATAGGGTATGGACTGACGAAGATGGTGTAGAGCGTGTAGAG GTGAACTTTTACATCCGTGGGCCCCATGGAGCTGGGAAAGTTTATACTGAGATGTTCAAGGATCAAGTGGACAAGCAGTGGAAGTTTACATACTTAATCGTCGAGGTGAAATCACCTTCTCCGGCCCAATTGATCCTAGAATCTTATATGCCTGCCTGA